Proteins encoded within one genomic window of Sulfurovum sp. XGS-02:
- a CDS encoding long-chain-fatty-acid--CoA ligase: MDYRFKNFYELITFQAKKRGKKVALFVDEEKITYKDILAAADKLAAFLARKGVKKGDRIALFLRNSPEFIYTIFAASKLGAIVVPVNTFLKEEELTYILEDSGASTLVASALHEKVVNNSKASKLCKLLVWEGGKSAPGEQHYTFDEALKTGVSVAHTDTALEDTAVIIYTSGTTGKPKGAMLSHKNIFSNGSSGMKHINVTPRDRGIVFLPMFHSFTFSIAVMLPLCVGMSIVIIKSIQPFSNIFKQTLLKRVTLFFGIPDVYNALAKAKLPWYFMWFNNVRAFISGAAPLHPKTLDAMAKKFKRATLLEGYGLSEASPAVSMNTLKKQKAGSVGTALYGYEIKIVDQELKEVHRGTIGDIIVKGDNVMQGYLHRPEATDETIINGWLLTGDVGYMDEEGFLFIVDRKKDLIISKGINIYPREVEEVIDSFEGVGASAVIGMADEKSGELPVAYIELEEGIEKLDQEGLKKYMREQLANYKIPKQIHLIKGLPKNATGKVLKRALKESLGSGM; encoded by the coding sequence ATGGACTACAGGTTTAAAAACTTTTATGAACTGATCACCTTTCAGGCAAAAAAGCGAGGCAAGAAAGTTGCACTGTTTGTAGATGAGGAGAAGATCACCTATAAAGACATCTTAGCAGCAGCAGATAAATTGGCTGCTTTTCTTGCGAGAAAAGGGGTAAAAAAGGGTGACAGGATCGCACTTTTTTTGCGTAACTCTCCTGAGTTCATCTATACGATCTTTGCCGCTTCAAAATTGGGGGCTATTGTAGTACCTGTCAACACCTTTTTAAAAGAAGAGGAGCTGACGTATATTTTAGAGGACAGTGGGGCTTCCACACTTGTCGCCTCTGCACTCCATGAGAAGGTTGTCAATAACAGTAAAGCAAGTAAATTGTGTAAATTACTTGTTTGGGAAGGGGGCAAAAGTGCGCCGGGAGAACAACACTACACTTTTGATGAAGCGTTAAAAACAGGGGTATCTGTAGCCCATACCGATACCGCCTTGGAAGATACAGCGGTGATCATTTATACTTCCGGAACGACCGGTAAACCCAAAGGGGCGATGCTAAGCCATAAGAACATTTTTTCAAACGGAAGTTCCGGGATGAAGCACATCAATGTGACACCCAGAGACAGAGGGATCGTATTTCTTCCCATGTTCCACTCCTTTACATTTTCCATTGCCGTTATGCTTCCTTTGTGTGTAGGTATGAGTATTGTGATCATCAAATCGATACAGCCTTTTTCCAATATTTTTAAACAGACGCTGTTAAAACGGGTCACGCTCTTTTTTGGTATTCCCGATGTCTATAATGCGTTGGCCAAGGCGAAACTTCCATGGTATTTTATGTGGTTCAACAATGTACGTGCCTTTATATCAGGGGCTGCACCCCTGCACCCTAAAACACTGGATGCCATGGCAAAGAAATTTAAACGGGCAACATTGCTGGAAGGGTATGGGTTGAGCGAAGCAAGCCCTGCTGTCAGTATGAACACGTTAAAAAAACAAAAAGCAGGATCCGTTGGTACAGCACTCTACGGGTATGAGATAAAGATCGTAGATCAAGAGCTAAAGGAAGTACACCGCGGCACGATAGGAGATATCATCGTGAAAGGCGACAATGTGATGCAGGGGTACCTGCACCGCCCTGAAGCAACAGATGAGACCATCATTAACGGGTGGCTGCTTACAGGTGACGTAGGATATATGGATGAGGAAGGATTTCTGTTTATCGTAGATAGAAAAAAAGATCTCATTATCTCAAAAGGTATCAATATCTACCCTCGTGAAGTAGAAGAGGTCATAGACAGTTTTGAGGGGGTTGGAGCCTCGGCTGTGATCGGTATGGCTGATGAGAAGAGTGGGGAGCTTCCCGTAGCGTATATAGAACTTGAAGAGGGGATAGAGAAGCTTGATCAAGAGGGTTTAAAGAAATATATGAGAGAGCAGCTCGCAAATTATAAAATACCCAAACAGATACATCTCATTAAAGGGCTCCCTAAAAATGCAACGGGTAAAGTACTGAAAAGGGCACTCAAAGAGAGCCTTGGGAGTGGTATGTGA
- the nfo gene encoding deoxyribonuclease IV, with protein MTKFVGAHVSASGGVDNAPLNAMAIGAKAFALFTKNQRQWVAKPLETKTIDAFHQNLEASGILPKHILPHDSYLINLGHHEAEKLEKSRDAFIDELERCRILGLDRLNFHPGSHLTKIPKKDPEYHDKLMQAELQCLDVIAESLNRAIDATKDSNVKLVIENTAGQGSNLGYKFEHLAHIIDKVEDKSRVGVCIDTCHMFTAGYDIRTRETYDETWNTFDKVVGREYLMGMHINDSKPKLGSRVDRHDSLGQGEIGWDAFKFIMNDSRMDDIPLVLETIDESIWAQEINALYGLIEA; from the coding sequence ATGACAAAATTTGTCGGTGCACATGTAAGTGCAAGCGGTGGCGTGGATAACGCCCCATTGAATGCTATGGCTATAGGGGCCAAAGCATTTGCACTTTTTACGAAAAATCAAAGACAGTGGGTTGCAAAACCTTTAGAGACAAAAACCATAGATGCATTTCATCAAAATCTCGAGGCTTCGGGTATCTTGCCTAAACACATTTTACCGCATGACTCTTACCTCATTAATCTGGGACACCATGAGGCAGAAAAACTTGAGAAATCAAGAGATGCCTTTATCGATGAGTTGGAACGTTGCCGTATTTTGGGGCTTGACAGGCTTAATTTCCACCCGGGGTCTCATTTGACAAAGATCCCTAAAAAAGACCCGGAATACCATGATAAACTCATGCAGGCAGAGTTGCAATGTCTTGACGTGATAGCAGAGTCACTGAATAGAGCCATAGATGCGACAAAAGATTCCAATGTAAAACTGGTTATAGAAAATACAGCAGGACAGGGATCCAATCTTGGGTATAAGTTCGAACATTTGGCACATATCATCGATAAGGTGGAAGATAAAAGCCGTGTAGGCGTTTGCATCGATACCTGTCATATGTTCACAGCAGGATATGATATCCGTACGAGAGAAACCTATGATGAAACATGGAACACTTTTGATAAAGTCGTAGGAAGAGAGTATCTTATGGGTATGCATATCAATGATTCTAAACCAAAGTTGGGTTCAAGGGTTGACAGGCACGACTCGCTAGGTCAGGGAGAGATCGGATGGGATGCTTTTAAATTCATTATGAATGACTCGCGTATGGATGATATACCACTTGTCCTGGAGACGATCGATGAGTCGATCTGGGCACAGGAGATCAATGCACTGTACGGGTTGATCGAAGCATAA
- a CDS encoding bifunctional diguanylate cyclase/phosphodiesterase: MLDNMHFYDFMHKQILVVIALFAGTGIGYLYIGWLYSSSSLPELLWFSLVLLLSFWGYRLHKNFLENDLNMQQKEQWLGQLRYFLFSYFSVWTIMFLIYTSRSDTELHYVAIATQLGVTVVSTTILASQKKLAVFTLVTLMLPLTIYFILVGEFYSYLLAFFTIVLGGVLLYAANNTFNYLIKSQFQAYHDALTTLGNRRYFIELLNDAMKSQKQDHKHIYLLLIDLDHFKTINDTLGHDIGDMLLCQAADRMRTLSKKHQNFVSRLGGDEFCILSTTFATELECLHHASQFAEELLASIRESYHIEEHYLYISASIGVSIISDPKIEASNFIKEADIAMYEAKGRGRNGIIFFNDTLAKHVEWKLEIERLLHFSLQRNEISLTYQPQYNAENEIIGCEVLSRWDNETLGEVSPTEFIPISEKTGFIIELGFYILKEAFLTFKKWEEKGISLQQISINVSMRQLFHYHFINDVKHLCDTYLTKEQRAKIVFEITETSVAEDIAKLITNMKILQDYGIHFSMDDFGTGYSSLSYLRQLPINEIKIDKSFISELHHLEDEEDKCFVQTIFTIAQNLNLRIVAEGIENEEQRQFIVDQKCDILQGYYFSEPVSDEAFETLFLEANRKKTLNSVDDLAL; the protein is encoded by the coding sequence ATGCTTGATAATATGCACTTTTATGATTTTATGCACAAACAGATACTTGTGGTGATAGCACTATTTGCAGGAACCGGTATAGGGTATCTTTATATCGGATGGCTCTACTCTTCTTCTTCTCTTCCTGAACTCTTATGGTTTTCTCTGGTATTGTTACTCTCTTTTTGGGGATATCGATTGCATAAGAACTTTTTAGAGAATGATCTTAATATGCAACAAAAAGAGCAATGGCTTGGGCAACTGAGATATTTTTTATTCAGTTATTTTTCTGTTTGGACTATCATGTTTCTGATATACACATCACGCAGTGATACAGAGTTACATTATGTGGCCATAGCAACACAATTGGGAGTTACTGTTGTCTCGACGACCATTTTAGCCTCTCAAAAAAAGTTGGCTGTGTTTACTTTGGTCACACTTATGCTCCCTTTGACCATCTATTTTATCTTGGTAGGTGAGTTCTACAGTTATCTACTAGCTTTTTTTACGATCGTTTTGGGCGGTGTTTTACTTTATGCTGCGAACAATACCTTTAATTATCTTATTAAAAGTCAATTCCAGGCGTATCATGATGCTTTGACGACACTGGGGAATAGACGCTACTTTATCGAACTCCTGAATGACGCTATGAAAAGCCAAAAACAGGATCATAAACATATTTATCTGTTATTGATCGATCTTGATCATTTTAAGACCATTAACGATACTTTGGGCCATGATATCGGGGATATGCTGCTTTGTCAAGCAGCGGACCGTATGCGTACACTTAGTAAAAAGCATCAAAACTTTGTATCCCGTCTTGGCGGGGATGAGTTTTGTATTCTCAGTACTACATTTGCAACGGAACTGGAGTGTCTTCATCATGCATCCCAGTTTGCAGAGGAGTTGCTGGCATCGATCAGAGAAAGCTACCATATAGAAGAGCATTATTTATATATCAGTGCCAGTATCGGTGTGAGTATCATCAGTGATCCGAAAATAGAAGCCAGTAACTTTATCAAAGAAGCGGATATCGCTATGTATGAGGCTAAAGGAAGGGGAAGAAACGGCATTATTTTCTTCAATGACACACTTGCAAAACATGTCGAATGGAAACTTGAGATAGAACGTTTATTGCACTTCTCGCTTCAAAGGAACGAAATATCATTGACCTACCAGCCACAGTATAATGCTGAGAATGAAATTATCGGTTGTGAAGTCCTTTCACGTTGGGATAACGAAACCTTAGGAGAGGTCAGTCCGACTGAATTTATACCGATCTCTGAAAAAACGGGATTCATTATAGAGTTGGGATTCTACATATTAAAAGAGGCCTTTCTTACATTTAAAAAGTGGGAAGAGAAGGGTATTTCTCTACAACAGATATCTATTAACGTCAGCATGCGACAACTCTTTCATTATCATTTTATTAACGATGTGAAACATCTTTGTGACACGTATCTTACAAAAGAACAACGCGCAAAAATAGTCTTTGAGATTACAGAGACTTCCGTTGCAGAGGATATAGCAAAACTGATTACAAACATGAAGATCCTTCAGGATTACGGTATTCATTTTTCGATGGATGATTTTGGAACGGGATACTCCTCTTTGAGTTATCTCCGGCAGTTACCTATCAATGAGATCAAGATCGACAAATCATTCATCTCTGAATTGCATCATCTTGAGGACGAGGAAGATAAATGTTTTGTTCAAACGATCTTTACCATAGCTCAAAACCTCAACTTAAGGATCGTTGCAGAGGGGATCGAAAATGAAGAGCAGCGCCAGTTCATTGTAGATCAAAAATGCGATATTTTACAGGGATATTATTTCTCAGAACCCGTGAGTGATGAGGCATTTGAAACCCTATTCTTAGAAGCGAACCGTAAGAAAACTTTGAACAGTGTTGATGATTTAGCGTTATGA